The genomic window AAATAATTTTGTAAAGGATAACTTAATTTTTTTTATAAATACTATTCATTTTTGAGCATTTTAAAAAAAATATTAAAATAGATTACTTGTTATTTTTACTATAAAATTGTAAAATATAAATATACTTTAAACAAGGAGATTCAAATGAAAAAAGAAATTTTTATTGATAAATTATGTGAAAGAGCAAAAATTAAAGGGATAGAAGAATATGAAGTATTTTTTCTTTCTAACCTTAGTTTAGGGGTAAAAGTTTATGAAGAAAAAATAGAAAATTTAACAAATAATCAAAATCAAGGTGTCTCATTTAGATGTAAAGTCAATGGAAAAATGGGATATTCTTATTCAGAATCATTAAATGAAGAAGATATTGATTTTCTAATTGATGAAGCAGTTTCTAATGGGAATTGTATAGAAAGTGATGATGAACAATTTATATATGGAGAAAAACATCAATATAAAAAATTAAATACTTATTCAAAAGCTTTAGATAATTTAGAAACAAAAGATATTGAAGAGTTTTTAATCTCAATGGAAAAATATGCTAAAAGTTTAGATTCTAGAATAGAAAAAGTTTCTTATTGTTATTTTGGACTTGGTAGTGGAGAAGTAATAATAAAAAATTCTAAGGGATTAAACTTAAGTAATCAAGGGAATGTTGCTTATACTTTTATCTCTGTTGTTGCTAAAGAAAATGATATAATAAAAACTGATTCAGAATTTATAGTATCAAGAGATTTTTCTAAATTTGATTACCAAAAAATAGCAGAAGGAGCTGTTAGAAAGGCTATTGCAAAATTAAATGTACAAAAGAGTAATATTTTACCAGAAAAAGTTATTATAGAAAATTTAGCTTTTTCTTCATTATTAGGAGCTATGTCCAATATATTTTCAGCTGATGCTGTACAAAAGGGAATATCTTTATTAAAAGATAAATTAAATCAAAAAGTTGCTTCTTCTAAATTTACTTTAATTGATGACCCTCATTTAGAAAATGGTTTTGGTTCAGCTTCCTTTGATTCAGAGGGAGTTCCAACTGAATATACAGAGATTATAAAAGGTGGAATCTTAAGCACTTATCTTTACAATTTAAAGACCGCTAATAAAGATAAGGTAAAATCTACAGGACATGCTAGTAAAGGAGGATATAAGGGAACTATTGGAATTTCTACATATAATTTATATGTAAAAAGTGGTGAAAAAACTTTTGATGAATTAGTAAAAGAGATTGGAGAGGGGATTTTAATAACAGATTTTGCTGGACTTCATTCTGGACTTAATAGTATATCTGGAGATTTTTCTTTAGCTGGTGAGGGATTTTTAATTAAAAATGGAAAAATTCAAAATGCTCTTAATCAAATAACTGTTGCTGGAAATTTCTTCCAATTATTAAATGATATAGAGGAAGTTGGAAATGATTTAAGATTTTCATTATCAGATATTGGCTCTCCATCAATAATAGTAAAAGGATTAAAAATTGCTATAGACTAAAAATATAATAGAATTAGTTATAAAAATACTCTTTATAATGTTAATAAAAAATAAAATTTTCGGAAATTAAAAATATTTTTGTGATTTATGAAATGAGCTGAACGCTAAAAAATGACACTGTTTGAACGAAGTGAGTTTGTCATTTTTAGTGAAGCGAATAAAATAAATAGAAAATATTTTTATGGAGAGAAATTTTATTTTTATAACAACAATAAATTTTTCTAACAAAAAAAGATGTTACAAACCAATTATAATCTGTAACATCTTTTTTACTTATTATTAATTATAAATTATGAATTAAAAATAGCACTGTCGTTAATTTTTCCTTTTACAGTTTGGAATTTTTCTAAAAGAGCTTTTGGAGTAAGTTTTTGTTTTTCTTCTCCACTTACGTTTAGTATAATTTCTCCCTCGTGAAGCATTATTATTCTATCTCCATAAGTTATAGCATCTTCTAAGTTATGAGTTATCATTAAAGTTGTTATTTGATTTTTTCTAACTATTTCGTTAGTTTTATCTAATATTATTTTTGAAGTTTTTGGGTCAAGAGCTGCTGTATGCTCATCTAATAAAAGTAATTTTGGTTTGTTTAGAGTTACCATAAGTAATGCTAGACATTGTCTTTGTCCTCCTGATAACATTCCAACTTCTGTATCCATTTGTTTTTCTATTCCTAAACCTAATTCACTTAAAAGCTCTTCATAGTAAGCTTTTCTTTTTTGATTTAATCCAAATGAGAAATTGAATTTCTTACCTTTATTATCTGCCATTGAAAGATTTTCAAATACTGTCATTGAAGGAGCTGTTCCCATTGAAGGGTCTTGGTAAACTTTAGAAATATATGTATTTTTAACATGTAATTCATCTCTTGTTATATCTTTATCATCAAGACAAACAGTACCAGCATCAGGTTCTATACTTCCCATTATTAAATTTAAAAGAGTAGATTTTCCAGCTCCGTTACTTCCTATAACTGTTATAAATTCTCCTTTGTTTATATCAAGATTTAATCCTCTGAATACTTTTTTCTCTGTTCCTAATTCTGTTAAAAATGTTTTTTCTATTGACCTTAAACTAAGCATGCTTCTTCACTCCTTTTCTATCTTTCAATAATCCATTATTTTTTATTGCTAATATTCCTACAACTATTATTGCTGTAATAAGTTTCAAATCACTTGCATTAAATCCTATTTTTAAAGCTACTGTTATAATCATTCTGTATAATATTGTTCCTACAATTACTACTGTTGTCATTGAGAAAGCTCTTTTATTTCTTATAATACTTTCTCCAATTATTATAGAAGCAAGTCCTGTAACGATTGTTCCTGTTCCCATTCCTACATCTGCAAATCCTTGGTATTGAGCATATAACCCACCAGATAAAGATACAATTGCATTTGATAAGATAAGTCCATAAATTTTTAATTTATTTTTATCAACTCCTAAAGTAACTACTAAATTTTCGTTATCTCCTAGAGCTCTTAATACAAATCCAAATTTTGTTTTTAATAAGAAATCTAAAAATATTTTACAAATTCCAACTGCTATAACGATTATTATTAAACTGTTCATTTCACCTGAGAAAAGATGTTTAACACTAAATAGTGATAAGTTTGACCTTCCCATTATTTTTATATTTATGCTATAAAGTCCTGTCATAACTATTATTCCAGCCAAAAGTCCAGCAATTTTAAATTTTACACTTATAAATCCTGTAATAAACCCAGCTATACAACCACCTAATGTTGCTAAAAGTAAAGCAATTACAGGGTCAACACCTTTTACTAAACAACTAGCTACAATAGCAGCCCCCATAGGAAAACTTCCATCAACAGTCATATCTGGAAAATCTAGTATCCTAAATGTTATGTAAACTCCCATTACCATAATGGCGAATATCAGACTTTGTTCAATAGTTCCCATAAGCATATTTCAATCCTCTCCGTTCTTTAAATCTAGTTTTATTCTATGTACTAATAATATCATTATTTTTTTTAATTTTCTAGATAACAATTAAATTTATTATTTGTTCCTTTTTAGAAAGGATGAGATTATATAATTTTAATTTTTATCTAGATTAAGAGCAATTATTCACTTTTATAATTTGTTCGTTTTAATCTTCTAATTTATGAATAGCTTTTAAAAAAATAGGTTGTTACAAATTTCATTAAATATTTTTGTTTTATTTTATAAAAAATGTAACAACCTTACATAATTAATTATAATCTATCTAATAATTCTTGTGGTATTTCTACATTTAAGTTTTTAGCAATCTCTTGGTTAATCATTAATTTAGTATCTTTAGGCCTTTCGATAGGCATATTTTCTATTTTTTCACCATTTAGAATTCTAACTGCCATAAGACCTGTTTGATATCCTAATGATTTAAAATCAATAGATTCTGTAGCAAGACCACCAGCATTAAATTGTACATCATCAGAAGTTATCATTGGTATATTTTTATTTTTTGCTTTTTCAGAAATTAAGCTAATTGAAGAAGTAATAGTATTATCACTAGGAGTATATAATAAATCTACATTCTCTAATAAAATATCTAAAGCTTGTCCAACTTCATTTACATTAGTAACACCTTTTTCTACGATTTCTAATCCATTAACATCAGTTATTGCTCTAAATTTTTCTAAGAAAACTCTTGAATTTTCTTCACTAGTATTGTATAAGAACCCTATTCTTTTTGCATTTGGTAATAATGTTTTTATTAATTGAACTTGTTTATCTAGTGGTGGCATATCATTAGTTCCTGATATATTTTTTCCTGTAAGTCCAACAGCTTTTGGATCAGTAACTGCTGTTATTAATATAGGTATATCTTTTGATGAATTATACATAGCTTGAGATGATGGAGTAGATACAGCTAAAACCAAATCTTTTTTACTTTGAGTAAATGATTGAGCTATTGTTTGGGCAGTTCCAAAATCTCCTTGAGCATTTTGAAATTCAAAATTTACTTTTGTTTCATCAAAACCATTGTCTTTTAAAGCTTCTACAAATCCTTCTACAGCTGAATCAAGAGCTGCATGTTCTATTATTTGAGTAACACCAATTTCTATTTTCTCTTCTTTTTTTCCACAACCAAAACTCAACAATATTAAACTTCCTATAAATAAATTTCTAACTATTTTTTTTAAACACATTTTCATTTCCTCCCCTTAATATTTATTTTATAACTTATAGTATCACTAATGTTAAAAAAAATAAAGTGAACAATTTATTTTAATAAGAGTTCTATATATATAAATATATTTTAAATATTTTATTTATTTTAAAAAATTTTTATTTTATTTTTTTGTTCGTATTTATCATTCAAAAATTATATTTTTGTAAAAATTAAATATTTTTTCTATTTAAACATTATTTTTTAAACAAATTTTTAAATAATCCACAAAAATAAAAAAAGAGCTGTTGAAACTTTTTTGTTACAAAAAATTAACAACAACTCTATTGTAATTAAATTAATTTTATTTATTTTCTACTAAAGCTCTAAGGGCTAAAGTATAGCTATTAAATCCAAAACCAGATATTTGTCCTATACAACCTTCAGAAGTTACAGATTTTTTTCTAAATTCATCTCTTGTATAAATATTGCTTATATGAACCTCTACAGTAGGTATATTTACACTTTTTAGAGCATCAAGAATGGCTATACTGTAATGGGTATAAGCTGCTGGATTTATTATAATCCCATCATAAATTCCATAGGCCTTTTGTATAAATTCCACTATCTCTCCTTCATAATTACTTTGTTTAAAATCAACTTGGCAATTAAGAAGAGAGGCTTCTTCTTGAATTTTTTTTATAAGGTCTTCATAAGTTTTATCACCATATATATTTTTTTCTCTTATCCCCAACATATTTATATTAGGGCCATTTATTACAAGAATTTTCATATATCCCCCTTATTCAAAACTTTTAATTATTTTCTCTATTACCTCTTTAGATATATTAATATTATTCCATATTTCTTCAGAGGCTACCCCTTGAGCTATTAACATATACATACCATTTAAAGAATTTTTATTATTTTCCCTAGCAAATTTTAAAAATTTTGTTTCTAATGGATTATAAATTAAATCTACAGAATTTTCAAAGTTTTTAGAAACTTCTTTTGTAATAGGAGAATTTTCTACATTAGGATACATACCAACAGGAGTACAATTTACAACAATATATCCATTATAATTCCCATATTCTAAAGTTTTAAAATCTATAATCTCTATATTTTCTTTATTTTTTATAAGGGAATCTAATTGAATCTTAGCTTTTTGAATATTTCTTACAACTATTGTTATAGATTTAACATCTCTATCTAAAAAATATTTTATAACAGCTCTAGCTCCTCCACCAGCCCCTAAAATAAAAGTATCTTTTCCATCTACAAATATATTATTTTCTTCTAACATTCTTTTAAATCCAAAATAGTCTGTATTATAGCCAAATAATTTACCATCTTTTACCAATATTGTATTTATAGCTCCTATCTCTTGAGCCTCTTTAGATACTTCTACAAAATCCATAGATTTTATTTTATATGGAATGGTTATATTTACACCTAAATAGCTGTAAATATCTTTTGTAAGAAATTTTTCTAATTGATTTTCTTTTAACTCTATTAGAGAGTAATCTCCTTGAATATCTAAATTTTTAAAAATTTCCTTATGAAGTTTTGGCGAAAGACTATGAGGTAGTTTTTCCCCAATCAATCCTAATTTTTTTTTCATAAAACTCCTTTATCAGTTAGAAAGAATCATATCTAAAATTATCCAAGCTGTAACTCCCTCTATTACAGGAAGAACTCTCGGAACTATACAAGGGTCATGCCTTCCATGAATTTCTAAAACCTCATTTTCTTTAGTCAAAATATCTATAGTATTTTGTGGTAAAGATATAGATGGAGTAGGTTTTACTGCTACCCTAAAAATTATTGGCATTCCGTTAGTAAGTCCTCCTAATATTCCCCCATTATTATTTGTTTTAGTTTTTACTTTTTTATTTTCATCATAATAAAACTCATCATTTGCACAATTTCCATAAAGTTTTGAAATATTAAATCCCTCTCCAAACTCAATGGCTTTTATACTTGGAATGGAAAAAATTCCATGAGAAATTCTACTTTCTACCGAATCAAAAAAAGGTAAACCAAGACCAACAGGAAGATTATTTACTATACATTCTACAACTCCACCAACAGAATTTTTTTCCTCCCTAGCTTTTAAAATTTCATCTTGCATAGATGAAATCTTACTGTCATCTATAACAGGAAAATCTTTTTTTAATAAATTTTCTAAAAAAACTTCACTTTCTCCTAAAGGATTAAACTTTTTGTCCTCAATATCTTTTATACTTAAAATATGAGCTCCAATATATATTCCATAATTTTTTAATATAAGTTTTGAAACTGCTCCTACAAAAACTAATGGTGCTGTAATTCTTCCAGAAAAACTCCCACCACCTCTATAATCATTAAATCCTCTATATTTTATATTTCCCGGATAATCTCCATGTGATGGCCGCATAAGATTTTTTAAAATTTCATAATCTTTTGATTTAGTATCATTATTTTCTATTCTTACACAAAGAGGTGTCCCTGTAGTTCTATGATTAAAATAACCACTTTCTATTATAAAGCTATCTTTTTCTTTTCTTTGAGTAGAAAATTGATTTTTCCCAGGGGCTCTCCTATCCATCTCTTTTTTTATAAAATCAAAATCTAAAGAAATTCCAGCAGGAAGTCCCTCTATAATACAACCTATAGATTTTCCATGAGATTCTCCATAAATTGTAACTTTTATTTTTTCTCCAAAAGTATTACTCATCTTTCCTCCTAGTTATATTTTTGAGACACTTTCACCTTCTACAAAATCAAATTCTATCTTTTGGATTTTAGGAATTTTTTCTCCATTTATAAGTTGCATAATAGTTTTAGCAGCATTTTTTCCTGTTTCGTCATTATAAAATCTAATTGTTGTTAACTTAGGGCTAATAACTTCAGATACTTTATAACCTCCGAAAGAAGCTATTGATATATCTTTAGGTACAGTTAATCCATAGTGTTTTATAGCTTTTATAGCTCCAAAAGCCATATTATCAGTTGCAGAGATAATACAATCAGGTCTTTTATCTTTTAAATATTCAAGAATAAGTTTTTCAGTAGTTTCAAAAGAGAAATCACTTTTTATCTCTTGAATTTTCACATCAAATTTTGAAAGAGCTTTAAAAACCGCATCTCTTCTTTTTACTCCTACAGTTATATCACTTTCATCAACACCAATATATAAAATATTTTTTCTACCAGATTTTCCAATATATTCTCCGATTTTTTTACCAGCTGCTTCTTCATGATTAAGTATAGAATATCCATTACTACAAATTTGTCCTACAAAAAGAGTAGGTACTTTGGTCCTTTTTATAAAATCCTTGTGTTCTTCTGTAACTTCTGTAGAAATTACAACAATTCCCTCTACATTTAATCTCCAAAGATTTTCAAGGTTTGCCTTTTCAAGTTCTATATTATGATTTGTATTTATAATCAATGGAATATATCCAGCTTCCCTTAAATTACTATCTAGCACCATAAGAATATCTGAAGTTATATTTGAATCTAAACAAGGAACTATAATTCCAATGAATTTATTATTTCTTGCTTTTATTCCTCTAGCAAAAAGATTTGGCGCATAACTATTTTCGTCAATAACTTTTTGAATTTTTTCTCTAGCTTCAGGACTCACATATCCATTGTTAAAAAATCTAGATACTGTACTTTTTCCAACTCCTGAAAGATTAGCAATATCTAATATTGTAAGTCTTTTTTTCATTAATTTTTCTCCTTAACATAATACTATAACATTATTATACATTATATCTAAAAAAAATAAAATCATTTTTTTAATATGTACTGTTTTAAATCAAATAAAATATAAAACAAAAAAATCAAAAAATATATTGACAAATTTAAAAAAATATATTATTCTTATAACATATGGGAACGATACCACAAGATTAAAAAAGGAGGGAGTATGGCAAAATAAATTTGTCATGCAAAATATATGGATTTTAACAAGGTTGCTGAAGAAGTTTTAGAAAATATTGGTGGAAAAGAGAATATCTCTGTCATGGAACATTGTGCTACTAGATTAAGAATTGTTGCAAAGGATAATGAAAAAGTAAATAAAGATGGATTGAAAAAAATTCCTGGAATTGGAGGATATTTTTACCAATCTGGACAACATCAAATTATCATAGGAACAGGAAAAGTAAATAAAGTTTTTGATATATTAAATACGGGCGATATCAAAAACACAGGGGCAAAACAAGAGGCTTACACTAACTTAAATCCTTTCCAAAAAGTTTTAAGAGTTTTAGCTGATGTATTTATCCCACTTATACCTGTTCTTGTTGCTACTGGATTATGTATGGGACTTAGAGGATTTGCTTTACAATTAGGAATGAAATTTTCTCCTGAATTTTTAACAATGACACAAGTAGTAACTGATACAGTATTTATATTTTTACCAGCTTTAGTTGTGTGGTCTGCTTTCAAAAGATTAGGTGGAACTCCAGTAATAGGAATGGTTTTAGGATTAATGTTAGTGGCTCCAATGATTCCTAATGCTTGGGACGTGGCTAGTGGAAATTCTTCTCCATTACAATTAGGAATTTTTAAAATAGTTGGTTTCCAAGGAACAATATTACCAGCTTTAATTGTTGGAATTTTTGGTTCAAAAGTAGAAAAATGGGTAAAATCTTGGATGCCAAGTGTTGTTGATTTAGTATTTACTCCATTTTTAACAATAATCATTGGAATTTTAGCAGCCTTTTTAGTTATAGGACCTATATTTACAATAGTTGAACATCTTGTAATGAACGGGGTACAAGGAATTGTAGGATTACCATTTGGAATTGGTGGAGCAATATTTGGAGGAATTCAACAAGCTCTTACTGTAACAGGATTACACCACTCATTAATGATAGTTGAAACAAGTTATTTAGCTAGTGAAGGAATAAATCCATTAAATGCTTTAATTACAGCTTCTATGGCTGGACAAGCTGGAGCTGCTATAGCTTATACAATGACTTTAAAAGATAAAAATGAAAGAGCTTTGAAATTTTCTTCAATAGTTCCTTGTTTCTTTGGAATAACTGAACCACTTTTATTTGGTGTTACTTTATCAAACTCAAAAGTATTTATATCTGGAATGATTGGAGGAGCTGTAGCTGGAGCTTTCGCTATGTTATTTAAAGTTGCTCCATCTGTTATGGGAGTAACTTTTATCCCAGCAATACCAGCTTATTTAGGAAATAATTTATTAGGTTATGTTGCTATGATAGCTGTTGGAATGGTTGTTGGAATGGTTATAACAAAAATTTTAGTAAGAAAAGGTGAATAATAATGTATAGAAATAAATTTCATATACAAGCTAAGAAAGGACTTGTGAATGACCCTAATGGTCTAATATTTTGGAATAATGAATATCACGTGTTCTTTCAATTAAATCCAAAAAGTTGTGAACATACTTTTAAACATTGGGCACATATAAAAAGTAAAGATTTAGTTAATTGGGAAGAGTTACCAATTGCTTTAGCTCCTACTGATTGGTTTGATAAAGATGGTTGTTATTCAGGAAGTGCTATTGAAAAAGATGGAAAACTATATCTTATTTATACAGGAAATGTAAAAAATAATGGAATAAGAGAAAGTTATCAATGTTTGGCAGTATCAGAAGATGGAGTAAATTTTGAAAAACTAGGTCCTGTTATCCACGATAAAAATATACCAAAAGGGTATACTAGACATTTTAGAGACCCAAAAGTTTTTAGAAAAGATGGAAAATTTTATTTAGTTCTTGGAGCACAAAGAGAAAATTTAACAGGAACAATATTATTATATTCATCTGAAGATTTATTTAATTGGACTTTTGAAAAAGAGTTAATAAAAAATGATTTTGGTTATATGTGTGAATGTCCTGATTATTATTCAGTAGATAATCAAGGAGTCCTTGCTTTTTCTCCTCAAGGTTTAGAAGCTCAAGGAATATTATACAATAACAGGTATCAATCTGGATATATTTTAAGAGATAAAGAGGAAATAGAAAAAAATACTTTCATTGAATTTGACAGAGGATTTGAATTTTATGCTCCTCAATCTTTTGAAGGAAAAGATAATGAAAGAATTATGTTTGGTTGGGTTGGAATGCCTGAAGAATTAGAACACCCTTCAGTTGAAGAAGGTTGGATACATTGTCTAACACTACCAAGAGTTATAACAGTAAAAGATAATAAACTTTTCCAAAATCCTCATAAAAATCTAATGGGATTAAGAAAAGATGAAAAAATACTATCTGATTTAAAAGTACAAGGAAGCCTAAATTTAAAAGATTTTGAAATTTCTGGAAAAACTTTTGAATTAATAATCAGTCTAAAAGATGTAAAATCTGATTTTGCATTGAAGGTTAGAAGTGGAGAAAAAAATAATACTTTACTAAAATATGATTATGAAAATAAAATTTTCTTATTTGATAGAGAAAATAGTGGTAGAGGATACAAAGGGACTAGAAAATGTAAACTTGAAAAATTAGAAAAAATTCATATTTTTAGTGATTCTTCCTGCTTAGAAATATACTTAAATGGTGGTGAAGAGGTATTTACAGGAAATATTTATCCTGAAGAAAATGATGATAATATTATTTTAGATGGATTAAATATAGATATTTCTAATCTTGAATTTTATAATATTTAGTGGAGGAAAAAATGATATTAGGAGCAATTGAAGCTGGTGGAACAAAATTTGTTTGTGGAATTGGAAATGAAAATGGAGAGATTCTTGAAAGAGTAAGTTTTCCTACTGAAACACCTGAAGTTACTTTAGCAAAGGTAGTAGAATTTTTTAAAAATAAAAATATTGAAAAATTAGGAATTGGTTCTTTTGGACCAATAGATGTTAATCCAAATTCTAAAACTTATGGATATATAACTAAAACTCCAAAATTAGCTTGGACAGATTGTGATGTGGTAGGTTATTTAAAAAAATATTTTGATATTCCTATTTACTTTGATACAGATGTAAATGGTGCTGCTTTAGGGGAAGCTACTTGGGGAGCTGCTAAAGGTTTGGAAAATTGTCTATATATGACTATTGGAACAGGAATTGGTGGAGGTGCTTTAGTTTCTGGAAAATTAGTTCATGGAATGTTACACCCAGAGATGGGACATATAATGGTTAGAAGACATCCAGAAGATAAATATGAAGGAAAATGTCCTTTCCACAAAGATTGTTTAGAGGGAATGGCTGCTGGACCAGCTATTGAAGAAAGATGGGGTAAAAAAGGTTATGAATTACCTAGTGACCATGAAGCTTGGGATATGGAAGCCTTTTATATAGCTCAAGGTGTTGTAAATTTTATATTAATATTATCACCAGAAAAAATAATTTTAGGTGGTGGAGTTATGAAGCAACAACAACTATTCCCAAAAATTAGAGAAAAAGTTGTAGAGATGTTAAAAGGTTATGTTCAAACAAAGGAGATATTAGAAAATATTGATGAATACATTGTTTACCCAGAACTTGGTGATAATGCAGGACTTTTAGGTGCTATGGCTTTAACATTATAAAAATAATAAGGATATTGAAATTTCAATATCCTTTTATTTTTATTTTAGATTTATATAAAATTTAATTTATGATTTTCTATGAAAATATATGAGAAAATAAAAACTACACCTTCTTATTTGAGGGTGTAGTTTATTTTAAAATATTTTGTGTTATCTAAATTATGCTATTTTTTTAATTCTTCCAAGTCCTAT from Fusobacterium perfoetens ATCC 29250 includes these protein-coding regions:
- a CDS encoding LacI family DNA-binding transcriptional regulator, coding for MKKRLTILDIANLSGVGKSTVSRFFNNGYVSPEAREKIQKVIDENSYAPNLFARGIKARNNKFIGIIVPCLDSNITSDILMVLDSNLREAGYIPLIINTNHNIELEKANLENLWRLNVEGIVVISTEVTEEHKDFIKRTKVPTLFVGQICSNGYSILNHEEAAGKKIGEYIGKSGRKNILYIGVDESDITVGVKRRDAVFKALSKFDVKIQEIKSDFSFETTEKLILEYLKDKRPDCIISATDNMAFGAIKAIKHYGLTVPKDISIASFGGYKVSEVISPKLTTIRFYNDETGKNAAKTIMQLINGEKIPKIQKIEFDFVEGESVSKI
- the aroC gene encoding chorismate synthase codes for the protein MSNTFGEKIKVTIYGESHGKSIGCIIEGLPAGISLDFDFIKKEMDRRAPGKNQFSTQRKEKDSFIIESGYFNHRTTGTPLCVRIENNDTKSKDYEILKNLMRPSHGDYPGNIKYRGFNDYRGGGSFSGRITAPLVFVGAVSKLILKNYGIYIGAHILSIKDIEDKKFNPLGESEVFLENLLKKDFPVIDDSKISSMQDEILKAREEKNSVGGVVECIVNNLPVGLGLPFFDSVESRISHGIFSIPSIKAIEFGEGFNISKLYGNCANDEFYYDENKKVKTKTNNNGGILGGLTNGMPIIFRVAVKPTPSISLPQNTIDILTKENEVLEIHGRHDPCIVPRVLPVIEGVTAWIILDMILSN
- a CDS encoding TldD/PmbA family protein, coding for MKKEIFIDKLCERAKIKGIEEYEVFFLSNLSLGVKVYEEKIENLTNNQNQGVSFRCKVNGKMGYSYSESLNEEDIDFLIDEAVSNGNCIESDDEQFIYGEKHQYKKLNTYSKALDNLETKDIEEFLISMEKYAKSLDSRIEKVSYCYFGLGSGEVIIKNSKGLNLSNQGNVAYTFISVVAKENDIIKTDSEFIVSRDFSKFDYQKIAEGAVRKAIAKLNVQKSNILPEKVIIENLAFSSLLGAMSNIFSADAVQKGISLLKDKLNQKVASSKFTLIDDPHLENGFGSASFDSEGVPTEYTEIIKGGILSTYLYNLKTANKDKVKSTGHASKGGYKGTIGISTYNLYVKSGEKTFDELVKEIGEGILITDFAGLHSGLNSISGDFSLAGEGFLIKNGKIQNALNQITVAGNFFQLLNDIEEVGNDLRFSLSDIGSPSIIVKGLKIAID
- the aroQ gene encoding type II 3-dehydroquinate dehydratase, whose translation is MKILVINGPNINMLGIREKNIYGDKTYEDLIKKIQEEASLLNCQVDFKQSNYEGEIVEFIQKAYGIYDGIIINPAAYTHYSIAILDALKSVNIPTVEVHISNIYTRDEFRKKSVTSEGCIGQISGFGFNSYTLALRALVENK
- the aroE gene encoding shikimate dehydrogenase, producing the protein MKKKLGLIGEKLPHSLSPKLHKEIFKNLDIQGDYSLIELKENQLEKFLTKDIYSYLGVNITIPYKIKSMDFVEVSKEAQEIGAINTILVKDGKLFGYNTDYFGFKRMLEENNIFVDGKDTFILGAGGGARAVIKYFLDRDVKSITIVVRNIQKAKIQLDSLIKNKENIEIIDFKTLEYGNYNGYIVVNCTPVGMYPNVENSPITKEVSKNFENSVDLIYNPLETKFLKFARENNKNSLNGMYMLIAQGVASEEIWNNINISKEVIEKIIKSFE
- a CDS encoding ABC transporter substrate-binding protein codes for the protein MKMCLKKIVRNLFIGSLILLSFGCGKKEEKIEIGVTQIIEHAALDSAVEGFVEALKDNGFDETKVNFEFQNAQGDFGTAQTIAQSFTQSKKDLVLAVSTPSSQAMYNSSKDIPILITAVTDPKAVGLTGKNISGTNDMPPLDKQVQLIKTLLPNAKRIGFLYNTSEENSRVFLEKFRAITDVNGLEIVEKGVTNVNEVGQALDILLENVDLLYTPSDNTITSSISLISEKAKNKNIPMITSDDVQFNAGGLATESIDFKSLGYQTGLMAVRILNGEKIENMPIERPKDTKLMINQEIAKNLNVEIPQELLDRL
- a CDS encoding PTS transporter subunit EIIC — encoded protein: MDFNKVAEEVLENIGGKENISVMEHCATRLRIVAKDNEKVNKDGLKKIPGIGGYFYQSGQHQIIIGTGKVNKVFDILNTGDIKNTGAKQEAYTNLNPFQKVLRVLADVFIPLIPVLVATGLCMGLRGFALQLGMKFSPEFLTMTQVVTDTVFIFLPALVVWSAFKRLGGTPVIGMVLGLMLVAPMIPNAWDVASGNSSPLQLGIFKIVGFQGTILPALIVGIFGSKVEKWVKSWMPSVVDLVFTPFLTIIIGILAAFLVIGPIFTIVEHLVMNGVQGIVGLPFGIGGAIFGGIQQALTVTGLHHSLMIVETSYLASEGINPLNALITASMAGQAGAAIAYTMTLKDKNERALKFSSIVPCFFGITEPLLFGVTLSNSKVFISGMIGGAVAGAFAMLFKVAPSVMGVTFIPAIPAYLGNNLLGYVAMIAVGMVVGMVITKILVRKGE
- a CDS encoding ABC transporter permease — encoded protein: MLMGTIEQSLIFAIMVMGVYITFRILDFPDMTVDGSFPMGAAIVASCLVKGVDPVIALLLATLGGCIAGFITGFISVKFKIAGLLAGIIVMTGLYSINIKIMGRSNLSLFSVKHLFSGEMNSLIIIVIAVGICKIFLDFLLKTKFGFVLRALGDNENLVVTLGVDKNKLKIYGLILSNAIVSLSGGLYAQYQGFADVGMGTGTIVTGLASIIIGESIIRNKRAFSMTTVVIVGTILYRMIITVALKIGFNASDLKLITAIIVVGILAIKNNGLLKDRKGVKKHA
- a CDS encoding ABC transporter ATP-binding protein encodes the protein MLSLRSIEKTFLTELGTEKKVFRGLNLDINKGEFITVIGSNGAGKSTLLNLIMGSIEPDAGTVCLDDKDITRDELHVKNTYISKVYQDPSMGTAPSMTVFENLSMADNKGKKFNFSFGLNQKRKAYYEELLSELGLGIEKQMDTEVGMLSGGQRQCLALLMVTLNKPKLLLLDEHTAALDPKTSKIILDKTNEIVRKNQITTLMITHNLEDAITYGDRIIMLHEGEIILNVSGEEKQKLTPKALLEKFQTVKGKINDSAIFNS